The Candidatus Margulisiibacteriota bacterium region TTCCGCGGCTTTGACGCATTGGTCAAAATCCGCCGGCTCGCAGGTCACTTCAAGCGCGCCATCGCCGTAATCTTTGATATCTTCCGCGCCGGCGTCGAGCAAAACTTCCATGAGTTTGTCTTCCGTTACTTTTGCCGCGTCAAATTCCAGCAGACCTTTTTTGTGAAACATAAAACTGACCGAGCCCGGTGTGCCCAGATTGCCGCCGTTTTTTTCCAGCGTGGAGCGTACCAGTGAAGCCGTGCGGTTGCGGTTGTCGGTCTGACATTCGATCAGCAGGGCTATGCCGCCCGGCGCGTAGCCTTCGTAAGTGACGTTCTCGATGCCGCCTTCTTTGCCGGCGCCGCGCTCGATCGCGCGCTTGATATTGTCATTGGGCATGTTGACTTTTTTGGCCTGCTCGATCGCCATGCGCAGGCGGGAATTCAGCGCGGGGTCGGCATTGCCGCCTTCTTTGACCGCGGTGATGATGTCCATCGCCGCTTTGGAGAACGCCTTGCCTCTGACCGCGTCAGCTTTGCCTTTGGTGTATTTGATCTTGCTCCATTTATTGTGCCCGGACATTTTGGCCTCCGTAAGAATTTTTAAGAGGATTCATTATGCAACGAATTATGCCGGCAGACAAGAGTATCCGGCGAATTAACCAGCTTCTAACGCCGCCACTTCCGCCGCTTTTCTGGCGACAGCCGGATCGAGGTCTTCAGGATTTAGCCCCAGCAGATCAGTGATAGCCCGACGCAAAGCCGGCGGCAGTTTGAAGCCCGCCAATTCTTCGCGGCGTCTTTCCAAAAGTTTTATTTCTTTTTCTTCTTGAATATTTTTCTCGCGGATGAAATCAGTGATTTCTGCGGAGAGCTCAATTATTCTGGTTATATATTTATTTATAGTGTCGCTGGAAACATTGTTATTTAAGAAACGCTGCATCCTTGCCCATTCTTTGGCTTCCGACGGGACGGTCAATAATTGTAAAAATTCGGTGTACTCACCGGCTAACTGAGCCAGCACGGTATTGTTGAATTTTTTATTTTCCTCGGATAAAGAACTGTAATCCATTATTAAACGGAATTGAATATTAAAAGCAATTCTCCCTAATATAATGTGCCCTGTCTCGCTGGTCTCGTCTGTTATTGCTTCCAGGTAAAAGACGCGAAAAGAATCCACAATCGTGTTGACATGCACCGATTTATTGTCCGCTGCCCAGGTAAAAGCGTCTTCACCGCTCCGCAAAAGCCTGCTCCGTTCCTCTCTTGCGGCCGCGGTGTCAGGTCTACCCCGCAGCCTATGTAAATCCAACAGGGTTTGCTCTAAATCAGGAATGAAACTTTCAACTCCATGTTTGTGTTTGAGTTCGGCGAAAAATTGCTCTCTTTCAGCAGCCAATTCGCTATGGAATCCATTGCGGGTATTGCTTGAAGCGACACGTTCAACTAAGGACACTTGCTT contains the following coding sequences:
- a CDS encoding YebC/PmpR family DNA-binding transcriptional regulator gives rise to the protein MSGHNKWSKIKYTKGKADAVRGKAFSKAAMDIITAVKEGGNADPALNSRLRMAIEQAKKVNMPNDNIKRAIERGAGKEGGIENVTYEGYAPGGIALLIECQTDNRNRTASLVRSTLEKNGGNLGTPGSVSFMFHKKGLLEFDAAKVTEDKLMEVLLDAGAEDIKDYGDGALEVTCEPADFDQCVKAAEAAGLAIDNAEITLIADNTIAVSEENTAGKILNLVEKIEEVDDVQKVSHNADVPDEILSKLAEAQ